A stretch of DNA from Catenulispora acidiphila DSM 44928:
CATCACCGGCTACACCCTGACCGGCCAGATGATCTTCCAGCAGGCGGCGGCCATCGCCGCGACGCGCTTCACCATGTCCTGACCCGGCAGTCCCGAACGTCCTGACACCAGAGCTGACACCAAGCCCCGAGGCCGCGCCACACCGCGGCACCAGGGTCCCGACATCAGGTCCGCCACCGTCGGTGGAAGAACCCTGATTCGATCCGCCGGTCCGCCGCGCCACCGGCCCGGACCGGCGGGTCCGACGGCGCGCACCCGTGGTGCCGCCGCCCGGTTCGTCTCGCTAGGGAAGGGAAAACGCCATGCCCCACCACACTCCCGCGATGGCCGTCGCACTGGCGCTGGCCGGCGCCGCCGTGGTCATGATCGTGGCCGCGGTGCTGTCGGTCGCCGGCCGGCGGCTGCGCCAGCCCGCGGTGATCGCCGAGATCGCCGCCGGCATCTGCCTGGGCCCGAGCCTGCTCGGCCTGTTCGGCGGCGACCTGCCGGCCCGGCTGTTCCCGACCGACGTGCGTCCCCTGCTGTCCTCGATGGCCGAGGTCGGGATCGTCGTGTTCATGTTCCTGGTGGGCTGGGAGCTGGACGTGAGCGTGATCCGCGGCCGCCGGGGGCTGATCGGCACGGTGGCCCTCTCGGCGATGGCGCTGCCCTTCGCCTGCGGGGTGGGCTTGGCGGCCTGGCTCTACGCCGGGCACATGACGGTCGGCGGCCACCACGTCGACCGCACCGCCTTCATCCTGTTCGTCGGCGTCGCGATGTCCATCACCGCCTTCCCGGTCCTGGCGCGCATCATCGTCGAGCACCGGCTCGGCGGTACCGAGGTCGGCGTCATCGCGCTGGCCAGCGCCGCCGCCGGCGACATGCTGGCGTGGGGGATGCTCGCCGTGGTCACCGCGGTCGCCGCCGCGCAGGGCCAGTCCGGCGTGACCCGCGTGCTGGTCTACTCGGCGATCTACCTGGCCGCCATGTTCCTGATCGTCAAGCCGCTCCTGCGCCGCCTGGTCGCCTGGCTGGCCGCGGACGCGCGCGAGGCGACGATGCCGATGACCGTGCTCGGCGCCGGGGTGTTCCTGTCCGCCTACGCGACCCAGTGGGTCGGGCTGGACGCGATCTTCGGCGCGTTCGTCTTCGGCGCCGTGATGCCGCGCGGCGCGACCGGCACCCTGCGCACCCGCGTCCAGGAGCCGATGGAGCACGTCAAGGTCCTGCTCATGCCGATCTTCTTCATCATCACCGGCCTGTCGATCGACGTCACCCAGC
This window harbors:
- a CDS encoding cation:proton antiporter domain-containing protein, with the translated sequence MPHHTPAMAVALALAGAAVVMIVAAVLSVAGRRLRQPAVIAEIAAGICLGPSLLGLFGGDLPARLFPTDVRPLLSSMAEVGIVVFMFLVGWELDVSVIRGRRGLIGTVALSAMALPFACGVGLAAWLYAGHMTVGGHHVDRTAFILFVGVAMSITAFPVLARIIVEHRLGGTEVGVIALASAAAGDMLAWGMLAVVTAVAAAQGQSGVTRVLVYSAIYLAAMFLIVKPLLRRLVAWLAADAREATMPMTVLGAGVFLSAYATQWVGLDAIFGAFVFGAVMPRGATGTLRTRVQEPMEHVKVLLMPIFFIITGLSIDVTQLGGSGVAELGAIVVVACVCKFLGAGLPARAFGMSWRDSSTLGLLMNTRGLTELIILNVGLNLGVLDTRMFTMMVLMALVTTGMAGPLVPRLPDLRAEDAVKPMAASVRGV